In a genomic window of Rhinoderma darwinii isolate aRhiDar2 chromosome 10, aRhiDar2.hap1, whole genome shotgun sequence:
- the CCDC27 gene encoding coiled-coil domain-containing protein 27, whose translation MVTGPKVEMKENPGIKMGSHHELQWMGTRRPQTAVWKIPKSDIRRDNYSKSAREHGHSYEIQSPTFSLSPASSFDSCGSSQVIDLHTSNGTSHGCSKRSTSAFSTDRKLPHIHIASEFSKSNMSIDGSLVNLHYSGNPNMQTYLTSVEIKTPWYISILNEKERCLLKLGEEINRLSRYEVECKRKDQIISNLRNEVSQLQSDVHRSVYLQTRREEDKSSIDLFDHLNSHLENTFSAFQDSRTGVTEGKSQSGSSHKDPLIRSYRSASAVSLAESLSANQKKSQIIQIETEVLIDDITAEDKTGHTVAGKEDEEMSHVSMDQPEDKSQLIQKLQEDMEIIKKDYEMSKGVISCLQKAVSSHESKIRKSASEKEVLQRELKEREIQIQAMSKKFSSLREERKHEELMATLEQENYSFREMMCELKSEVMRRNEMIAELKNEIQRLQKEITKYQTEVRKQEGERSQIKSKVEDLASSEQHVKVALETMQTRFERFRSKILQAAYTAPGFKGPQVEISDNEILETMQKIITDRSDFHQQLKQKGLKVPPLYTSETSPAVKQTSSTSRKKAS comes from the exons ATGGTCACAGGCCCGAAAGTGGAGATGAAAGAAAATCCTGGGATAAAGATGGGAAGTCATCATGAGCTGCAGTGGATGGGTACCCGCAGACCCCAAACAGCCGTATGGAAGATCCCTAAATCAGATATACGCAGGGACAACTACAGCAAGTCAGCGAGGGAACACGGCCACTCCTACGAAATCCAA tctcctacattttctttgagtcCAGCTTCTTCATTTGATAGCTGTGGCTCCTCTCAAGTCATTGACTTGCATACATCTAATGGAACATCACACGGATGCAGTAAACGTAGCACCTCTGCTTTCTCCACAG ACCGAAAACTTCCTCACATCCATATCGCTTCGGAGTTCTCCAAGAGCAACATGTCCATAGACGGCTCCTTAgtaaatctacattacagtgggaATCCAAACATGCAAACCTACCTGACCTCTGTAGAGATTAAGACTCCATGGTACATAAGTATTCTCAATGAGAAG GAGCGTTGTCTTCTTAAACTGGGAGAAGAGATAAACCGGCTTTCCAGGTATGAGGTAGAATGCAAGAGGAAGGATCAGATCATCTCCAATCTAAGGAATGAAGTATCACAGCTCCAGAGTGATGTCCATAGATCTGTCTACCTACAGACCAGAAGAGAAGAG GACAAGTCATCTATAGACCTGTTTGATCACTTAAACTCGCACTTAGAGAATACATTTTCAGCCTTTCAAGACTCCCGCACAGGCGTAACAGAAGGAAAATCACAATCAGGATCAAGTCATAAGGACCCATTAATAAGATCATACAGAAGTGCATCCGCTGTGTCCTTGGCAGAAAGTCTGTCTGCAAACCAGAAGAAAAGTCAAATTATACAAATAGAAACAGAG GTTTTAATTGATGACATCACAGCAGAAGATAAAACTGGACACACTGTAGCTGGAAAAGAAGATGAAGAAATGTCTCATGTGTCCATGGATCAACCGGAGGACAAGAGTCAACTCATCCAGAAACTACAGGAGGACATGGAGATCATAAAGAAGGACTACGAGATGTCAAAAG GAGTAAtttcctgcctgcaaaaagcAGTTTCGTCCCACGAGTCCAAAATCAGAAAATCTGCCTCCGAGAAAGAAGTTTTACAGAGAGAACTAAAGGAGAGAGAGATACAGATACAGGCCATGTCCAAGAAG TTTTCAAGCTTGCGAGAAGAAAGAAAACATGAAGAATTGATGGCGACCTTGGAGCAGGAGAACTACAGTTTTAGAGAG ATGATGTGTGAACTGAAGTCTGAGGTGATGAGAAGGAACGAGATGATTGCGGAATTAAAGAATGAAATTCAGAGACTGCAGAAGGAGATAACCAAATATCAGACAGAAGTGAGGAAGCAGGAGGGGGAGAGAAGTCAGATCAAGAGTAAAGTCGAAGACTTGGCATCTTCTGAACAACACGTCAAAGTGGCTTTGGAGACAATGCAGACCAGG TTTGAAAGATTTCGCAGTAAGATATTACAGGCTGCATACACGGCCCCGGGATTCAAGGGTCCACAAGTCGAAATCTCAGATAATGAAATCCTGGAAACCATGCag